Proteins found in one Sardina pilchardus chromosome 3, fSarPil1.1, whole genome shotgun sequence genomic segment:
- the LOC134076045 gene encoding transmembrane protein 235-like yields MHPDIGLHRAVVILLPMNLLLLVLGGICTLFSALMYSSCLLKASATYLLLCSVLTLSGVSIYVSYSQQALAEVQRTVDEETLSLVDPSFGWSLTVACLSFGLQAACGSVLLVAAGIAQRPACSANPTLQLQQLEMQPSTIMSL; encoded by the exons atgcatccCGATATAGGTCTGCACAGAGCTGTGGTGATACTTTTGCCGATGAATCTGTTGTTGCTGGTATTAGGTGGCATCTGCACTCTCTTCAGCGCCCTCATGTACAGCAGCTGTCTTCTCAAGGCCTCTGCTACATACCTGCTTCTCTGTA GTGTGCTTACCCTCTCTGGCGTGAGTATCTACGTCAGCTACTCCCAGCAGGCCCTCGCAGAGGTCCAGCGCACGGTGGACGAGGAGACGCTGTCTCTGGTGGACCCGTCCTTCGGCTGGTCTCTGACCGTGGCCTGCCTGTCGTTTGGCCTGCAGGCGGCCTGTGGGAGCGTCCTGCTGGTGGCTGCCGGGATAGCCCAGAGGCCGGCATGCTCTGCCAACCCCACCCTCCAACTACAGCAGCTGGAGATGCAGCCCAGCACAATAATGTCTCTCTGA
- the fscn2a gene encoding fascin-2a: MPTNGISKALKLQFGLINHQSRYLTAETFGFKVNASGASLKKKQIWTLEQDEQDAQVVFLRSHLGRYLASNKDGKVSCDAESPTAADCRFLIVAQSDGRWALQSEPHLRYFGGQADYLSCFAQAIGETELWAVHLALHPQASLLSVARKRYAHLSKPESEISVDSNIPWGVDSLVTLLYLDGKYCLKTCDSRFLCSDGKLVKESNPQTSFTLELKSGKLAFKDSDGKYLTPMGPTGTLRSGRCSKPGKDELFDLEESHPQVVFQAANNRFVSTRQGVSISANQDVETDMETFQMEIDKETKKCMFRTNGGNYWTLVSHGEIQSTATEIEPNTMFDIQWLDRRVGLKASNGKFVCTKKNGQLAAVSDSVGEDEQFLMKLINRPILILHGENGYVCHHKSSNTLDANRSVYDIFALLFSDGAYHIKSGSGKFWHVSSSGLVCSDGEKPEDFFLEFLEHGRIGIKSKSGKYLRGDQGGTMKGDADQIDASSLWEY; this comes from the exons ATGCCCACCAATGGGATCAGCAAGGCCCTCAAGCTCCAGTTCGGCCTCATCAACCACCAGAGCCGCTACCTGACGGCCGAGACCTTCGGCTTCAAGGTGAACGCCTCGGGCGCCAGCCTGAAGAAGAAGCAGATCTGGACGCTGGAGCAGGACGAGCAGGACGCGCAGGTGGTGTTCCTGCGCTCGCACCTGGGCCGCTACCTGGCGTCGAACAAGGACGGCAAGGTGAGCTGCGACGCCGAGAGCCCCACGGCTGCCGACTGCCGCTTCCTGATCGTGGCGCAGTCGGACGGCCGCTGGGCGCTGCAGTCCGAGCCGCACCTGCGCTACTTCGGCGGCCAGGCCGACTACCTGTCGTGCTTCGCCCAGGCCATCGGCGAGACGGAGCTGTGGGCCGTGCACCTGGCGCTGCACCCGCAGGCCAGCCTGCTCAGCGTGGCGCGCAAGCGCTACGCCCACCTGTCCAAGCCCGAGAGCGAGATCTCGGTGGACAGCAACATCCCCTGGGGGGTGGACTCGCTGGTCACGCTCCTCTACCTGGACGGCAAGTACTGCCTGAAGACCTGCGACAGCCGCTTCCTCTGCTCCGACGGCAAGCTGGTCAAGGAGAGCAACCCGCAGACCAGCTTCACGCTGGAGCTCAAGTCCGGCAAGCTGGCCTTCAAGGACTCGGACGGGAAGTACCTGACGCCCATGGGGCCCACGGGCACGCTGCGATCCGGACGCTGCTCCAAGCCGGGCAAGGACGAGCTCTTTGACCTCGAGGAGAGCCACCCACAGGTGGTGTTCCAGGCAGCTAACAATCGATTTGTTTCCACGCGTCAAG GAGTGAGCATATCTGCAAACCAGGATGTGGAAACAGACATGGAGACCTTTCAGATGGAGATTGATAAGGAGACCAAGAAGTGCATGTTCAGGACCAACGGGGGAAACTATTGGACTCTTGTGTCACATGGAGAAATCCAGTCCACAGCTACAGAGAT AGAGCCCAACACCATGTTCGACATCCAGTGGCTTGACCGCAGGGTGGGCCTGAAGGCAAGTAACGGGAAGTTCGTGTGCACCAAGAAGAATGGCCAGCTGGCTGCAGTCAGCGATtcagtgg GAGAGGACGAGCAGTTCCTGATGAAACTCATAAACAGGCCCATCCTAATCCTCCATGGGGAGAACGGCTACGTGTGCCACCACAAAAGCTCCAACACTCTGGATGCCAACCGCTCCGTCTACGACATATTCGCTTTGCTCTTTAGTGATGGAGCATATCACATCAAAT CAGGTAGTGGGAAGTTCTGGCACGTGTCCAGCAGTGGGCTGGTCTGCTCGGACGGGGAGAAGCCGGAAGACTTCTTCCTGGAATTCCTGGAGCACGGCCGCATCGGCATCAAGAGCAAGAGCGGCAAGTATCTGCGGGGGGACCAGGGGGGAACGATGAAGGGAGATGCCGACCAAATCGACGCGTCCTCGCTATGGGAATACTga